Proteins co-encoded in one Brassica oleracea var. oleracea cultivar TO1000 chromosome C4, BOL, whole genome shotgun sequence genomic window:
- the LOC106339414 gene encoding F-box protein DOR-like, which translates to MKGGLTISRRVTRSTTRLDRNSLTLPVEVVIEIFLRLPLNSIARCRCVCKLWSSVLRSQGFTDSFLTKSCSRPQLLFACSDYRREIHFLSSPQPENPEDNSHVVAANHLARFPTSYSLFGCTNGFFCYGANQGKNKPVLVTVVCNPSTGQSLTLPRLNSKERYRVESYLGYDPVAKEFKVLSVCDGKEFHVLTLGTKKLSWRVVECCIPHYSSRKWICISGVLYYIATEPRSSSGESMVVCFDLGTEKFSSVNLLRLKRALPQSTTLVNYNDRLGLLMSSEDTCYVFRSCKRFKLWVLRDATEHEWSKHVFILPPLWKDVVVDRMCIAGIAGVNEIVLAPWFQYVPSYVIYYNVESKTIREVEIQGMEALQGRRLNTYLNYVENVKLL; encoded by the coding sequence ATGAAGGGTGGTCTAACCATTTCCAGGCGCGTTACGCGATCGACGACAAGACTTGATAGAAACTCATTGACGCTTCCTGTTGAGGTCGTTATAGAGATATTCTTGAGGTTGCCGTTGAATTCTATAGCGAGATGCCGTTGCGTATGCAAGCTCTGGTCCTCCGTGCTCCGCAGTCAAGGTTTCACAGACTCCTTCTTGACCAAATCTTGCTCTCGCCCTCAGCTTCTTTTCGCCTGCTCTGACTACCGCCGCGAGATTCACTTCCTCTCGTCGCCTCAGCCTGAAAATCCGGAAGACAACTCGCATGTTGTAGCCGCCAATCACCTCGCGCGTTTCCCAACTTCCTATAGCTTATTTGGTTGTACCAATGGCTTCTTCTGTTATGGAGCTAACCAGGGCAAGAACAAACCAGTGCTTGTCACGGTGGTGTGCAACCCCAGCACAGGACAGTCCTTGACCTTACCAAGATTGAACTCAAAAGAGAGGTATAGAGTGGAAAGCTATCTTGGATACGACCCCGTTGCGAAAGAGTTCAAGGTATTGTCTGTGTGTGACGGTAAGGAGTTCCATGTTCTGACATTAGGAACCAAGAAACTGTCGTGGAGGGTGGTCGAATGTTGCATACCTCATTACTCTTCTCGTAAGTGGATATGCATCAGTGGAGTTTTGTACTATATAGCTACAGAACCTAGGTCTTCTTCAGGGGAATCTATGGTAGTTTGTTTTGATTTGGGGACTGAGAAGTTCAGCTCTGTGAATCTCTTGCGATTGAAACGAGCACTGCCTCAGTCGACAACCCTGGTGAACTACAATGACAGATTAGGTTTGCTTATGTCGTCGGAAGATACTTGTTATGTTTTTCGATCGTGTAAACGTTTTAAGCTGTGGGTTCTTCGAGATGCTACAGAACATGAGTGGTCCAAGCATGTATTCATATTACCACCACTGTGGAAGGATGTAGTTGTGGATAGAATGTGTATTGCTGGAATTGCTGGTGTAAATGAAATCGTTTTGGCCCCATGGTTCCAGTACGTGCCTTCCTATGTTATCTACTACAATGTGGAGAGCAAGACGATCAGAGAAGTCGAAATCCAAGGAATGGAGGCGCTTCAGGGTAGGAGATTAAACACCTATCTCAACTATGTTGAGAATGTGAAGCTTCTTTAA